TAACCGGAAGGGTGATGTTGCCCTGCCGCATATCACTGCCCGGCGGCTTACCGATTTGCTTCTCTGTTCCGGAAAGATCCAACAGATCATCACGGATCTGAAAGGCCATCCCCACATTGTAACCGTAGTTATATAGCAGTCGTGCATCTTCCGGATTGGCATCTGCAGCAAGAGCACCAAGCTGACAGCTGATAGCGATAAGCAACGCCGTTTTGCGGCGAATCCGTCGCAGGTAATGGCGTATACTTTGCTCACTATTGAAAAAATCACGGATTTGCTCCATCTCGCCAATGGACATTTCCACCATAGCTTTAGACAAGATCTGGTGAATTCTCGGATTCTTTAACTCGCTGGTCATAATCAAGGCCTTAGCATAGATATAGTCCCCGGTGTACATGGCAATTTTATCGCCCCATTTAGACTTTACCGTTGGCTCGCCACGCCGAAGATCTGCATCATCAATAACATCATCGTGTACAAGCGATGCACTGTGAATCAGCTCCAATGGAACAGCAATACGCTTCAGCTTCTCCAGATCATAATTACCAAATTTGCCCCCCATGAGAACAAACACAGGCCGGAGACGTTTCCCCCCTGCCCTCAACAGGTGCAGAGATGTCTCAGACAACAAGTCGTCATCGCCCTGGACGCTGCGATATAACTCTTTTTCGATATGATCCATATCTTTATTTAGCAAACCGAACATTTGCAGTCGTTTCATTCTTTCACCCTAGTCAGCAGATTGTGACTCCAAAGCTCCATTTTCACTTCCTGCAGCAGCAGACCCATTTCATAGGCATAACGAAAATAGAGATTCAGACCTTTTTGCTGCCTTTCTCCAAAATCATAACATAAATTACGGAAATACCCGTACCAGTAGGCTTCGGTCCCTCCGATGGCAATGCAGGCATCCTTGACAATGGGCGTCAGATCCTGAAGACCAAGTCTCTTACTTGCTGCAAAGGCATTAACAATTTCCGCTATGACTTCCTGCTTCTCTTCTGCTGCATCCCTGTTCACAGCCCACACTGCAAAAGTCATTCCCAAACCAGTCCATTCTTTCCATAGTTCCCCAATATCGGTAACAATATAGCCTAGATCCTGCCAAGAAGCTCTAATGGCCTGATCTCCTATAAGCAGGCAGGCATCGGCAATCTCCATCATATCCTCCAGATCGGGATCAGCACTTATGTACTGAGGTTTTCCGCCGAAAGCCTTCTCGAGTAATATCTTCAGCAAGTTAACTGAAGTTGCAGAAGTATTGGTTACGGCGATAATCCCATTGGCCACCTCCGTTAAAGGAGCTCTAGAAAATAGCATAATAGATTTGACCGGTCCATCCGAGCTGACGGATAAATCCGGCAGAAGCAGCAACCTGTCGCTGGCTTCAGCATAGGCAAAAGAAGATAACGCCCCTACATGTATACTGCCTTGGCTCATTCCCCTATTGAGAACCGAAGGTACCTCAGACACCATTTCTGCAGGGTATCTCAAAGTCGAAGGATGAAAATTATAAAATACCGGCCATGAGTTTG
Above is a window of Paenibacillus wynnii DNA encoding:
- a CDS encoding polyprenyl synthetase family protein, whose product is MKRLQMFGLLNKDMDHIEKELYRSVQGDDDLLSETSLHLLRAGGKRLRPVFVLMGGKFGNYDLEKLKRIAVPLELIHSASLVHDDVIDDADLRRGEPTVKSKWGDKIAMYTGDYIYAKALIMTSELKNPRIHQILSKAMVEMSIGEMEQIRDFFNSEQSIRHYLRRIRRKTALLIAISCQLGALAADANPEDARLLYNYGYNVGMAFQIRDDLLDLSGTEKQIGKPPGSDMRQGNITLPVIYSLEDDRLRDRLLEELDLIRGGRMEVGRAIDLILSGDGIIRAEELASRYISKALTALDGLPNNKTKRNLRDIAFFVTGRAY
- a CDS encoding menaquinone biosynthetic enzyme MqnA/MqnD family protein codes for the protein MGSDGYTVIGKISYTNSWPVFYNFHPSTLRYPAEMVSEVPSVLNRGMSQGSIHVGALSSFAYAEASDRLLLLPDLSVSSDGPVKSIMLFSRAPLTEVANGIIAVTNTSATSVNLLKILLEKAFGGKPQYISADPDLEDMMEIADACLLIGDQAIRASWQDLGYIVTDIGELWKEWTGLGMTFAVWAVNRDAAEEKQEVIAEIVNAFAASKRLGLQDLTPIVKDACIAIGGTEAYWYGYFRNLCYDFGERQQKGLNLYFRYAYEMGLLLQEVKMELWSHNLLTRVKE